The window TATACCCTATCagagttttttaattacaaggatattaaattttagtttgttaataatgtaaacCGGATCCATTACACGGCTCGCTAAATCTGTTAtactacaatttaaaacatatatttgtaacaaCAATGAGATTTCAGTAAATTGTTCAATTTTGATCTAGAAACTgtcttattttattcaatattgtaaatttcatctgtagaatCTTATATCGTAACCTGTTATCCAAAGATTTCAATTTGTTGTGCTAGTATTGTAGTAATTCACACGCgcaatcagttaaaatattttttaaatttaatatctgttaaactgttaaaactgactttgtcaatgcatgtcaTATGTAAAAAGgcaaatattaatttgattgatTACCTTTTTCTAATGATTCAAAGAATATGTTACACTCCTGTACAGTGTTGTCTATGATTTTTCAGTTACCCCTCGTACGAAGTTTCCAAACGTCAGCTGTATCTCGAGACATTGATTCAGCAGCCAAGTTCATTGGAGCTGGAGCTGCTACTGTCGGAGTCGCTGGTTCAGGTAATATACATTGTTCTGATTATTTTACTTAACCTTCAATATGACGATTTAGAAACCTTATCAAAATCAGAAACTGAATATCAAGACACAAAACATTGCATCATAacataaaattacagaataatattgtaatgttttatgattttattatatgtatataacaagTCTATTTAcatttggtaataattttatagtgaattaaattttttaaataacttttagttCCTATTATTTCATGAACAgcatattactttaatttaagaaaatgtttcatGTACTTcgttttgttaacataaaatgGGTTAATTTTAACTCATAAGCGATCATAATTATTTACTTCACACAAACTTCAatttttccttggtttttattaGTAATGGATTTAATTTTGATGTCTGTTTGCAGGAGCTGGTATTGGAACAGTCTTCGGCTCCCTCATCATTGGTTATGCCAGGAACCCTTCTCTGAAACAGCAGCTTTTCTCATATGCTATCTTGGGGTTCGCCTTGTCTGAGGCTATGGGTCTTTTCTGCCTCATGATGGCCTTCCTGTTGCTGTTCGCATTCTAAATTTCTGCATTTTTAGTTTCACACTGCCCTAAAAGTTAACCTTGCCGTGGATTAAACTGTCTTTGATCGgttttttttatgtatctttGAATAAAGGGGTCATTCATAGAGACATGAACAAACAGTAATACTCGCTTCTGTGGGGAATGTATTCAAAATTCTGAGTCAACATTGTAATGAACATTCTCTGCAATGCATATGGGTCTAGTTTATTCCATGGTGTGGGTTCGCACGTAGATATTATAAATTTGTCCCGGCCTTAATGAAATGGAGTTTTATCCAGCTTTCAGGAAGGCCAGACCAATCAACTAATTGGTAAAgtatcaaaatttttttgtaaaaatcaatactttgtTGTATTATATGATTTTGTCTAGAGTTAAGCGACTTGAGACTACCGACTTACGctattgttgtattgttatttttaaaaatataccattgTGGAAACGATTGGACATTGGATTACATAAATATACCTCTTCCTTCTTTTTAAGTTAAGTACGGAAATTCCACTGTACAgagttagaaattaaaaaaacttgctAGTTATATAATGCCTTTAATATTATTACCTTAGTTCCTTCATTATGAAATTGAGTGTTCTATATTGTGTTTTATCTCTTTCATGTTCATGTTTTGACTGGTGCAATAATTGAGAAAgttaaatattacagtataattatttgttGAAAGACTCTGCTATTCAAATTATCCAAAACTTAAACATATGTTTTTCTATTTCAAACATGTGTcctaatgtattaatttttatgtttgccTATTGCACTTATTTCATCATGTGAGTGATGTGATCAGGCTGATGTATCACTGGCTTTACCTACAGAATTCAAGGAATTGTAGTGGAAAATTACAAGTTATGATTTTGTGGGAAAAATAATTGACTGGGGAATATTATCTTAGTACATacctatataataaaacaaaaaattaacggGCAGTATGGTTCCATTAATAAC of the Homalodisca vitripennis isolate AUS2020 chromosome X, UT_GWSS_2.1, whole genome shotgun sequence genome contains:
- the LOC124368948 gene encoding ATP synthase lipid-binding protein, mitochondrial codes for the protein MYSIAKLIAPAARTALVSGSRTVYMRPLSSAVSQTTQISQQNTSPAPAVSLLPLVRSFQTSAVSRDIDSAAKFIGAGAATVGVAGSGAGIGTVFGSLIIGYARNPSLKQQLFSYAILGFALSEAMGLFCLMMAFLLLFAF